One genomic region from Gadus morhua chromosome 9, gadMor3.0, whole genome shotgun sequence encodes:
- the LOC115551303 gene encoding protein-glutamine gamma-glutamyltransferase 2-like — MAHTNRLIAGVDLRSQENNREHRTEEIDRKRLIVRRGQAFSLTVHLSDPLQSGHELALVLKQDKNNDDIVIRQRTAGGSGDKWWLHQQSARNELLLTVYSPARAAVGEYRLAVELMSGNKLLERTDFTKMYLLFNPWCKDDAVYLPDESLLKEYIMNENGRIFTGSADWMSGLPWNFGQFEDNVMDICFEILDRFKPARSDPPNDMRQRWDPVYISRAVVAMVNAHVTVESWWGNGRNLTQVEYSQPNG, encoded by the exons ATGGCCCACACAAACC GTTTAATTGCTGGTGTTGATCTGAGAAGCCAGGAAAACAACCGGGAACACCGAACTGAGGAGATTGATAGGAAGCGTTTGATTGTTCGGCGGGGACAAGCCTTCTCCCTGACGGTGCACCTCTCCGACCCGCTGCAGTCCGGCCATGAGCTGGCCCTGGTCTTAAAGCAGG ATAAGAACAATGATGATATTGTGATCAGACAGCGAACGGCTGGAGGGTCTGGTGACAAGTGGTGGTTACACCAGCAGAGCGCGAGGAACGAATTACTGCTGACTGTGTACAGTCCCGCCCGTGCTGCCGTTGGCGAGTACCGCTTGGCTGTTGAACTGATGTCAGGGAATAAACTTCTGGAGAGGACGGACTTTACCAAAATGTACTTGCTGTTTAATCCCTGGTGCAAAG ATGATGCTGTGTACCTCCCTGATGAAAGTCTGCTCAAGGAATACATTATGAACGAGAATGGTCGCATTTTCACTGGGAGTGCGGATTGGATGAGTGGGTTGCCATGGAATTTCGGACAG TTTGAAGACAATGTGATGGACATCTGCTTTGAGATCCTTGACCGCTTTAAGCCAGCGAGGTCAGACCCCCCAAACGACATGCGTCAGCGATGGGACCCTGTCTACATCAGCAGGGCAGTCGTTGCCATG GTGAATGCCCACGTGACGGTGGAGTCTTGGTGGGGAAATGGCAGGAACCTTACACAGGTGGAGTACAGCCAACCAAATGGATGA